One window of Phoenix dactylifera cultivar Barhee BC4 chromosome 5, palm_55x_up_171113_PBpolish2nd_filt_p, whole genome shotgun sequence genomic DNA carries:
- the LOC103721458 gene encoding ACT domain-containing protein ACR10-like, with the protein MGIPSDDVVVIRHPESPGEPSVITISCPDKTGLGCDLCRVILFFGLSIVRGDVSTDGKWCYIVFWVVGRGDRATRWGLLKKRLLGVCPTVLSASGLYNSYYRQQEMVAAQQEAQLFLLKFCCYDRMGLLHDVTQVLCELELTIRKVKVSTTPDGRVMDLFFITDTRELLHTKRRKEEACDQLRAVLGDSMTNCDIELASAEIASFMQASPFLPPAIPEELFDLELPEESPKKSPSSSKNPSVTMDNSLSPGHTLIQILCRDHKGLLYDLMRTLKDYNIQISYGRFYATQNGSCEIDLFVIQVDGKKIVDTNKQKALCSRLRMELSSPLRVTVVSRGPDTELLVANPVELSGKGRPLVFHDITWSLKMLHTRIFLAEIGRHVVGDREWEVYRILLGDDYELSASKNKIVDGVTKMLMGWE; encoded by the exons ATGGGCATCCCTTCCGACGATGTTGTGGTAATCCGGCACCCGGAGAGCCCCGGCGAGCCCAGCGTCATAACCATCAGCTGCCCCGACAAGACCGGACTCGGCTGCGACCTCTGCCGTGTGATCCTCTTCTTCGGATTGAGCATTGTGAGAGGAG ATGTGAGCACGGATGGTAAGTGGTGTTATATCGTATTTTGGGTGGTGGGGAGAGGAGATCGAGCAACGCGGTGGGGGCTGCTGAAGAAGAGGCTACTGGGGGTGTGCCCGACGGTGTTGTCAGCGTCAGGGCTGTATAATAGCTACTACAGGCAGCAGGAGATGGTGGCGGCGCAGCAGGAGGCGCAGTTGTTTCTCCTAAAGTTCTGTTGCTATGATCGCATGGGCCTCTTGCATG ATGTGACTCAGGTTCTGTGTGAGCTGGAGCTCACTATAAGGAAGGTGAAGGTGTCGACCACCCCAGATGGGAGAGTTATGGACCTCTTCTTTATCACCGACACCAG GGAACTTCTTCAtacaaaaaggagaaaagaagaagcatgCGATCAATTGAGAGCTGTTTTAGGGGACTCAATGACAAATTGTGACATTGAACTGGCTAGTGCAGAGATTGCCTCATTTATGCAAGCTTCACCTTTTCTCCCCCCTGCAATCCCAGAAGAATTGTTTGACTTGGAGCTTCCTGAAGAATCACCCAAGAAATCTCCTTCCTCATCTAAAAATCCTTCTGTCACAATGGACAACTCCCTTAGCCCTGGTCATACACTTATTCAAATCCTTTGCCGTGATCACAAGGGCCTGCTATATGACCTTATGAGGACTCTTAAAGATTACAACATCCAG ATATCTTATGGGCGGTTCTATGCAACCCAAAATGGAAGCTGCGAGATTGACTTGTTTGTGATACAAGTGGATGGGAAGAAGATTGTTGACACAAACAAGCAGAAGGCATTATGTTCGCGCTTGAGAATGGAGTTGTCCAGTCCACTGAGAGTAACTGTGGTGAGCCGTGGGCCTGATACAGAGCTCCTAGTTGCAAATCCTGTTGAATTATCTGGCAAGGGCCGGCCTCTTGTTTTTCATGACATCACCTGGTCCCTCAAAATGCTTCACACACGCATCTTTTTG GCTGAGATTGGGAGGCATGTTGTTGGTGATAGGGAGTGGGAAGTCTACAGAATCCTCCTTGGTGATGATTATGAATTGTCTGCATCAAAGAACAAGATTGTAGATGGGGTGACAAAGATGTTAATGGGTTGGGAATGA